The Pungitius pungitius chromosome 10, fPunPun2.1, whole genome shotgun sequence genome has a window encoding:
- the kpna3 gene encoding importin subunit alpha-4 encodes MAENAGLENHRIKSFKNKGRDVETMRRHRNEVTVELRKSKRDEHLLKKRNVPQEESLEDSDVDSDFKGQNVTLDAILQNATSDNAVIQLSAVQAARKLLSSDRNPPIDDLIKSGILPILVKCLERDDNPSLQFEAAWALTNIASGTSAQTQAVVKSNAVPLFLRLLHSPHQNVCEQAVWALGNIIGDGPQCRDYVISLGVVKPLLSFINPSIPITFLRNVTWVIVNLCRNKDPPPPMETVQEILPALCVLIYHTDINILVDTVWALSYLTDGGNEQIQMVIDSGVVPFLVPLLSHQEVKVQTAALRAVGNIVTGTDEQTQVVLNCDVLSHFPNLLTHPKEKINKEAVWFLSNITAGNQQQVQAVIDAGLIPMIIHQLAKGDFGTQKEAAWAISNLTISGRKDQVEFLVEQNVIPPFCNLLSVKDSQVVQVVLDGLKNILIMAGDEASTIAEIIEECGGLEKIENLQQHENEDIYKLAFEIIDQYFSGDDIDEDPSLIPDTTQGGTFNFDPASNMQTKEFNF; translated from the exons ATGGCAGAAAACGCCGGCTTGGAGAACCATCGCATCAAgagctttaaaaataaaggacgCGATGTCGAG ACTATGAGAAGACATCGGAATGAGGTGACAGTTGAGTTGAGAAAG AGCAAACGAGACGAACATCTACTGAAGAAGAGAAATGTCCCGCAGGAGGAAAGTCTGGAAGACTCTGACGTCGACTCAGACTTCAAAGGA CAAAACGTTACGCTTGATGCCATCTTACAG AACGCTACCAGTGATAATGCAGTTATCCAGCTCAGTGCCGTCCAGGCAGCCAG AAAACTGCTCTCGAGTGACAGAAACCCTCCCATCGACGACTTGATAAAGTCCGGGATCCTCCCCATTTTAGTCAAATGCCTGGAAAGGGATGACAA CCCCTCTCTTCAGTTTGAGGCTGCTTGGGCTCTGACCAACATCGCCTCTGGGACATCAGCACAGACTCAGGCTGTGGTTAAATCCA ACGCGGTGCCCTTGTTCCTGCGACTGCTGCACTCTCCCCACCAGAACGTATGTGAACAGGCGGTATGGGCTTTAGGAAACATAATAg GTGATGGTCCACAGTGCAGGGATTATGTCATCTCCCTAGGCGTGGTCAAGCCCCTGCTTTCTTTCATCAACCCATCCATTCCCATCACCTTCCTCCGCAATGTCACCTGGGTCATTGTTAACCTCTGCCGCAACAAGGATCCCCCTCCACCTATGGAAACTGTGCaagag ATTTTGCCCGCCCTTTGCGTGCTAATATATCACACTGATATAAAT ATCCTAGTAGACACAGTGTGGGCTTTGTCCTATCTGACGGACGGGGGCAACGAGCAGATCCAAATGGTCATTGATTCTGGAGTTGTTCCATTTCTTGTGCCTCTCCTCAGCCACCAGGAGGTCAAAGTTCAG ACTGCAGCTTTAAGGGCGGTGGGTAACATCGTGACAGGAACAGACGAGCAGACGCAGGTTGTGCTCAACTGTGACGTCCTCTCGCACTTCCCCAACCTGCTCACTCACCCGAAAGAAAAGATCAACAAG GAAGCGGTCTGGTTCCTTTCCAACATCACAGCTGGGAACCAGCAGCAGGTCCAAGCTGTGATCGATGCCGGACTGATTCCAATGATCATTCACCAACTGGCCAAG GGCGACTTTGGAACACAGAAGGAGGCAGCGTGGGCCATCAGCAACCTCACCATCAGTGGGAGGAAAGACCAG GTGGAGTTCCTGGTGGAGCAGAACGTGATCCCCCCCTTCTGTAACCTGCTGTCAGTGAAAGACTCCCAGGTGGTGCAGGTTGTTCTGGACGGCCTGAAGAACATCCTCATCATGGCAGGAGATGAAGCCAGCACTATCGCTGAGATCATAGAGGAGTGTGGAG GTTTGGAGAAGATTGAAAATCTGCAGCAGCACGAGAATGAAGATATCTACAAACTAGCCTTTGAGATTATTGATCAGTACTTTTCAGGAGATGAT ATTGATGAAGATCCCAGCTTGATCCCTGACACAACTCAAGGAGGGACCTTCAACTTTGATCCAGCATCCAACATGCAAACAAAGGAGTTCAATTTCTAA